The Hyphomonadaceae bacterium ML37 genome includes a region encoding these proteins:
- the folE gene encoding GTP cyclohydrolase I FolE, producing the protein MDAMTDKTNLDAAPADLARPTRAEAEEAVRTLIRWAGDDPRREGLIETPKRVAKAYEEWFRGYGENPVEILGKRFEDVQGYDDMVMLTHIDVESHCEHHIAPIIGTACVAYLPDRAVVGISKIAKVVEAFSKRLQTQETMTAQIADAITEAMNPRGVAIFVDAKHQCMTTRGVHHPNVSTITTSFTGEFKANPELRERFMRLCERSTR; encoded by the coding sequence ATGGACGCCATGACTGACAAGACGAACCTGGACGCTGCGCCAGCCGATCTCGCCCGCCCGACCCGTGCCGAGGCTGAAGAAGCCGTGCGCACGCTCATTCGCTGGGCCGGCGATGATCCGCGCCGCGAAGGCCTGATCGAAACGCCCAAGCGCGTGGCCAAGGCCTATGAGGAATGGTTCCGCGGCTATGGCGAGAACCCGGTGGAGATTCTCGGCAAGCGCTTCGAGGACGTGCAGGGCTATGACGACATGGTCATGCTCACTCATATCGACGTGGAATCGCACTGCGAGCACCACATCGCGCCGATCATCGGCACGGCGTGCGTGGCCTATTTGCCGGACCGCGCCGTGGTGGGGATCTCCAAGATAGCCAAGGTGGTCGAGGCGTTCTCAAAGCGCCTGCAGACCCAGGAGACCATGACCGCCCAGATCGCCGACGCGATCACCGAGGCCATGAACCCGCGCGGCGTGGCGATCTTCGTCGACGCCAAGCACCAGTGCATGACCACGCGCGGCGTGCATCATCCGAACGTGTCCACGATCACCACGAGCTTCACTGGCGAGTTCAAGGCGAACCCGGAACTGCGCGAGCGCTTCATGCGCCTGTGCGAGCGCTCCACGCGTTAA
- a CDS encoding lipid A deacylase LpxR family protein, which yields MLALVWSTVLASVLIDSSREPDASPPRPSDGGVYTLVLENDLFAGSDRQYTNGIRLESMAPAGAPFAFVSNAARIVPFSGIGPDARYRRGWSLSHLLYTASDISLENPPEDDHPYAGYLALSVFSTAIQDNSENTLSLELGLIGPSAQGEFVQRNWHQHVLHEAIDPAGWSTQLHDEVVFAVALQRLRRWDVLSSQRWNTDAYTHVGATLGTVRTDLSAGFFTRWWLGDIPSGVAAPPRIRPAISASSYVARIDGWNA from the coding sequence ATGCTGGCATTGGTGTGGTCGACTGTGCTGGCCTCCGTCCTGATCGACTCGAGCAGGGAGCCAGATGCGTCGCCGCCGCGCCCATCCGACGGCGGCGTATACACGCTGGTTCTGGAAAACGACCTGTTTGCCGGCAGTGATCGTCAGTATACCAATGGAATACGCCTAGAATCGATGGCCCCTGCCGGCGCGCCGTTCGCGTTCGTTTCCAATGCGGCGAGAATTGTACCGTTCTCCGGGATCGGGCCCGACGCCAGGTACAGGCGCGGTTGGTCGCTATCGCACCTGCTTTATACCGCAAGCGACATTTCCCTGGAGAACCCGCCTGAAGATGATCACCCATATGCGGGATATCTGGCGCTGAGTGTTTTCTCCACCGCCATCCAGGACAATAGCGAGAACACCCTCAGTCTCGAACTCGGTCTGATCGGTCCGTCAGCCCAGGGCGAGTTTGTTCAGCGCAATTGGCATCAGCATGTCTTGCATGAAGCGATTGATCCGGCGGGCTGGTCGACCCAGCTTCATGACGAGGTGGTGTTCGCCGTTGCCCTGCAAAGACTGCGGCGCTGGGACGTCCTAAGCTCGCAGCGATGGAACACCGATGCCTACACCCATGTTGGCGCGACATTGGGCACGGTCAGAACAGACCTCTCGGCCGGATTTTTCACACGGTGGTGGCTGGGTGACATTCCGTCTGGGGTCGCTGCACCCCCTCGCATCCGGCCAGCGATCAGCGCCTCAAGCTATGTGGCCAGAATTGACGGCTGGAATGCCTAG
- a CDS encoding deoxyhypusine synthase translates to MTENSQRKAELLASPVEHIDIASFDGRVIIDAWEKMSFSSRDAARAARILGAAVADPDCSVILTLAGSTSAGGCMHVWRDMIRHNMVDAIVATGASIVDMDFFEALGFKHYQAHEIPDDRILRELYIDRIYDTYIDEEELQTTDHTIGDIANSLPAKPISSRGFIKAMGKWLADGNAKKEGSLIEECYKHGVPIFVPAFADCSAGFGLVKHQVERMKAGKPYLSIDAVADFRELTDIKIKAGKTGLFMVGGGVPKNFAQDTVVCAEILGHEVPMHEYAVQITVADVRDGACSSSTLKEACSWGKVDVTLEQMVFAEATTVAPVIVSDVFHRGAWKTRPRRRFADMFED, encoded by the coding sequence ATGACCGAAAATTCCCAACGCAAGGCCGAGCTGCTCGCCAGCCCGGTCGAGCATATCGACATCGCCTCGTTCGATGGGCGCGTGATCATTGATGCGTGGGAGAAGATGAGCTTCTCCTCGCGTGATGCTGCGCGCGCCGCCCGCATCCTCGGGGCCGCCGTGGCGGATCCCGACTGTTCGGTGATCCTCACCCTGGCCGGGTCGACCTCGGCGGGCGGCTGCATGCATGTCTGGCGTGACATGATCCGCCACAACATGGTCGACGCCATCGTCGCCACCGGCGCGTCCATCGTGGACATGGATTTCTTCGAGGCGCTGGGCTTCAAGCACTATCAGGCCCACGAAATTCCCGACGACCGGATCCTGCGCGAGCTCTATATCGACCGCATCTACGACACCTATATCGACGAAGAAGAGCTGCAGACCACCGATCACACGATCGGCGACATCGCCAATTCCCTGCCGGCCAAACCGATCTCCAGCCGCGGCTTCATCAAGGCGATGGGCAAGTGGCTGGCTGACGGCAACGCCAAGAAGGAAGGCTCCCTCATCGAGGAATGCTACAAGCACGGCGTGCCGATCTTTGTGCCGGCGTTCGCCGACTGCTCGGCGGGCTTTGGCCTGGTGAAGCACCAGGTCGAGCGGATGAAGGCGGGCAAGCCCTATCTCTCCATCGACGCAGTGGCCGATTTCCGGGAACTGACAGATATCAAGATCAAGGCGGGCAAGACCGGCCTCTTCATGGTCGGCGGCGGCGTGCCGAAGAACTTCGCCCAGGATACGGTGGTGTGCGCTGAAATCCTCGGCCACGAAGTGCCGATGCACGAATACGCCGTGCAGATCACCGTGGCCGACGTGCGCGACGGCGCCTGCTCCTCCTCGACGCTGAAAGAAGCGTGCTCGTGGGGCAAGGTGGACGTGACGCTGGAGCAGATGGTGTTCGCCGAAGCCACCACTGTGGCGCCCGTCATCGTGTCAGACGTGTTCCACCGCGGCGCCTGGAAAACCCGGCCGCGCCGCCGCTTTGCGGATATGTTCGAGGACTGA
- the cysS gene encoding cysteine--tRNA ligase, whose translation MTALRLYDTAARRKRDFVPQDPSRVTMYVCGPTVYAPAHVGNFRPEVVFDVLFRVLRHLYGDQAVLFSRNFTDVDDKINAKAAAEGVGIEVITGRYTTIYLEDAAALNVLPKTFEPTATGAMAEIIAFIARLIAQGHAYAAQGHVLFSVTAYEAYGDFSRRSLDDMLAGARVEVAPYKQNPGDFVLWKPARPEDPGWDSPWGRGRPGWHIECSAMIETSLGETIDIHGGGIDLVFPHHENEIAQSACAHGGKPLANYWLHNGFLSMDAEKMSKSQGNVVTVHAMLAEGVRGEVIRYALLSGQYRAPLDWTGKLIEQSRKSLDRLYGVLRRLKSVEAADTPPPAAVLDALYDDLNTPKALAALFEIAGRANKAETDAERAQAKGELLAAGMLLGLFGNEPDAWFGIDALGEDETAAIEALLAQRLAARQARDFEAADAIREQLTLMDVSVDDTPEGQIWRIKK comes from the coding sequence ATGACCGCCTTGCGCCTCTACGACACCGCCGCACGCCGCAAGCGGGACTTTGTCCCGCAAGACCCGTCCCGGGTGACGATGTATGTGTGCGGACCCACCGTGTACGCGCCAGCGCACGTGGGCAATTTCCGCCCCGAAGTGGTGTTTGACGTCCTGTTCAGGGTGTTGCGCCATCTCTACGGCGACCAGGCGGTCCTGTTCTCGCGCAACTTCACCGACGTGGATGACAAGATCAACGCCAAGGCCGCTGCGGAGGGCGTGGGGATCGAGGTGATCACCGGCCGGTACACGACCATCTATCTCGAGGACGCTGCGGCGCTGAATGTCCTGCCCAAGACGTTCGAGCCGACCGCCACCGGCGCCATGGCCGAAATCATCGCCTTCATCGCACGCCTCATTGCCCAGGGCCACGCCTATGCGGCGCAGGGCCATGTCCTGTTTTCGGTGACGGCCTATGAGGCCTATGGCGATTTTTCCAGGCGCTCGCTGGATGACATGCTCGCCGGCGCGCGGGTCGAAGTGGCGCCCTACAAGCAAAACCCCGGCGACTTTGTGCTGTGGAAGCCGGCCAGGCCCGAAGATCCGGGTTGGGACAGTCCGTGGGGACGCGGCCGGCCGGGCTGGCATATCGAATGCTCGGCCATGATCGAGACCTCGCTGGGCGAGACCATCGATATTCATGGCGGCGGCATCGATCTGGTGTTTCCCCACCACGAGAACGAGATCGCCCAGTCGGCTTGCGCCCATGGCGGCAAGCCGCTGGCCAATTACTGGCTCCATAACGGCTTCCTCTCCATGGACGCCGAGAAGATGAGCAAGTCGCAGGGCAATGTGGTCACCGTCCACGCCATGCTCGCCGAGGGCGTGCGCGGCGAGGTGATCCGTTATGCGCTGCTGTCCGGTCAGTACCGCGCCCCGCTGGACTGGACCGGCAAGCTCATCGAGCAGAGCCGCAAGAGCCTGGACCGGCTCTATGGCGTGCTGCGGCGTCTGAAATCCGTGGAGGCGGCCGACACGCCCCCGCCCGCCGCCGTGCTCGACGCGCTCTACGATGATCTCAACACGCCCAAGGCGCTCGCCGCCCTGTTCGAGATCGCCGGACGCGCCAATAAGGCCGAAACAGATGCCGAGCGCGCACAGGCCAAGGGCGAGCTGCTGGCTGCCGGCATGCTTCTGGGCCTGTTCGGGAATGAACCGGACGCCTGGTTCGGCATTGATGCTCTGGGCGAGGACGAAACCGCCGCCATCGAAGCCCTTCTGGCCCAGCGCCTCGCTGCACGCCAGGCCAGGGATTTCGAGGCGGCCGATGCTATTCGTGAGCAGCTGACGCTGATGGATGTCAGTGTGGACGACACACCCGAAGGCCAGATCTGGCGCATAAAAAAATGA
- a CDS encoding TonB-dependent receptor, with protein MSFTRSMRAWLAAGAAVAPLALAVPAFAEAETDASPGAEGSDVIVVTTTRTQLSNFDYPGMASAMTLETLEQVRPIDLVELLRDMPGVEVAGGPRRTGQTIRLRSFGRENVTLLVDGARQNFSSAHDGVLFLDPGLLRRVETLRGGASALYGSGASGGVIAFETLRADDILPDGRDFGARASAGYRSGNEETRGSAALFGRSGVFDGMAAISLRESGDIALGSGQDLPADDSTASGLISGGVDLGGGLRLEAGWLGFRNSAVEPNNGQDLSVVDSLNPLVDKDISADTWRSRALFEPETPLIAMDVTLYRNEASVDETEQVSGRVVGRDLSTTGLRAENRAAFTLGATELALVTGAEWYRDRQAGFDSNTPDNERGGVPTGRAEFTGAWAQLETTLNLGGAGALTLLPGVRFDRFETETDGSPSTSDEQVSSRFAASWAPAESVRLFASWSESFRAPSLNELYLSGTHFSLPHPVLGPPVFITNAFIPNPDLRPETSTTAEIGAAFIRQGLITPDDRLEVKGAWFQTRADDLINLGVDFAFSPTCFAPPFFQPCSAGTSFSENVADAELTGFEIAGAYTSGPLSLSGSVSKVDGEDRATGAPLGALQPVNGQVSARYRFEAWGLDAGGRLRFAGDFDQGASPAEDRGGYGVLDLSAGWRPGFARDVRVDVGVENVFDRDYERVFVGVSEPGRTLRIDLTWTGAW; from the coding sequence ATGTCATTCACGAGATCGATGCGCGCATGGCTGGCGGCGGGCGCCGCCGTTGCGCCGCTGGCGCTGGCGGTTCCGGCGTTCGCCGAGGCAGAGACTGACGCCTCTCCCGGCGCCGAGGGCAGCGATGTCATCGTCGTCACCACAACGCGCACCCAGCTGTCCAATTTCGACTATCCGGGCATGGCCAGCGCGATGACGCTGGAGACGCTGGAGCAGGTGCGGCCTATCGACCTCGTTGAACTCTTGCGCGACATGCCGGGCGTGGAGGTGGCAGGCGGGCCCCGCCGAACCGGCCAGACGATTCGTCTGCGCAGCTTCGGGCGGGAGAACGTGACCCTACTGGTGGATGGCGCCCGCCAGAATTTCAGCTCCGCCCATGACGGCGTGCTGTTCCTTGATCCGGGCCTGCTGCGCCGGGTGGAGACGCTGCGCGGCGGCGCCTCCGCTCTGTACGGATCGGGCGCGTCGGGCGGCGTGATCGCGTTCGAGACGCTGCGCGCCGACGACATCCTGCCCGATGGCCGTGACTTTGGCGCCCGCGCCTCGGCGGGCTACCGTTCAGGCAATGAGGAAACGCGCGGGTCCGCCGCCCTGTTCGGGCGCTCGGGCGTGTTCGACGGCATGGCGGCGATCAGCCTGCGGGAGTCGGGCGATATCGCGCTGGGCTCGGGGCAGGACCTGCCGGCCGATGACAGCACTGCCTCGGGGTTGATATCCGGCGGCGTGGATCTTGGCGGCGGCTTGCGGTTGGAGGCTGGCTGGCTGGGCTTCCGCAACAGTGCGGTGGAGCCCAATAACGGTCAGGACCTGTCCGTGGTGGATTCGCTCAACCCGCTGGTGGACAAGGATATCAGCGCCGATACATGGCGCTCCCGCGCCCTGTTCGAGCCCGAGACGCCGCTGATCGCGATGGACGTCACACTCTATCGCAACGAAGCGTCGGTGGACGAGACAGAGCAGGTCAGCGGCCGGGTGGTGGGCCGTGATCTTTCCACCACCGGCCTGCGCGCCGAGAACCGCGCCGCGTTCACCCTCGGCGCAACAGAACTGGCGCTGGTGACCGGGGCGGAGTGGTATCGTGACCGGCAGGCGGGGTTTGATTCAAATACGCCGGACAATGAGCGCGGCGGCGTGCCCACCGGAAGGGCAGAATTTACCGGGGCATGGGCGCAGTTGGAAACCACGCTGAATCTGGGCGGCGCAGGCGCGCTGACCCTGCTGCCGGGCGTGCGCTTTGACCGGTTCGAGACAGAGACCGACGGCTCGCCGTCAACGTCTGACGAACAGGTGTCCTCCCGCTTCGCCGCCAGCTGGGCGCCTGCAGAGTCCGTGCGCCTGTTCGCCAGCTGGTCTGAAAGCTTCCGCGCGCCGTCGCTCAATGAGCTGTATCTGTCCGGAACGCACTTCTCCCTGCCGCACCCGGTTCTGGGCCCGCCTGTGTTCATCACCAACGCCTTCATCCCCAATCCCGATCTGCGCCCCGAAACCAGCACCACCGCAGAGATTGGCGCCGCCTTCATCCGCCAGGGCCTGATCACGCCTGATGACCGGCTGGAGGTGAAGGGCGCCTGGTTCCAGACCCGGGCCGATGATTTGATCAATCTGGGGGTCGATTTCGCCTTCTCGCCCACCTGCTTTGCGCCGCCCTTCTTCCAGCCCTGCTCGGCGGGCACGTCTTTCTCTGAAAACGTCGCCGACGCCGAACTGACCGGGTTCGAGATTGCGGGCGCCTACACATCCGGCCCGCTCAGCCTGTCCGGCTCGGTGTCGAAAGTGGATGGCGAGGACCGCGCCACCGGCGCGCCTCTGGGCGCCCTGCAGCCGGTCAATGGCCAGGTCAGCGCCCGCTACCGCTTCGAGGCGTGGGGCCTGGACGCGGGCGGACGGCTGCGCTTCGCCGGTGACTTTGATCAGGGCGCCAGCCCGGCCGAGGATCGCGGCGGCTATGGCGTGCTCGATCTGTCCGCCGGCTGGCGGCCCGGATTTGCGCGCGATGTCCGTGTGGATGTGGGCGTGGAGAACGTCTTCGACCGCGATTACGAGCGCGTCTTCGTCGGCGTGTCCGAGCCTGGCCGCACGCTGCGCATCGACCTCACCTGGACCGGCGCCTGGTAG
- a CDS encoding lipid A deacylase LpxR family protein encodes MFGGIAGTWVGRDIFLDGNTFRSSRSVDKHDVVWSAQAGIAVQWEHVRVSYTHIVRSDQFTTQREQHRFGSFSISVVR; translated from the coding sequence ATGTTTGGCGGAATTGCTGGGACCTGGGTGGGACGGGACATTTTTCTGGACGGGAACACGTTTCGATCATCGCGCTCCGTCGACAAGCATGATGTGGTGTGGTCCGCCCAGGCTGGCATTGCGGTGCAATGGGAGCATGTGCGGGTCAGCTACACCCATATTGTGAGGTCTGACCAGTTCACGACTCAACGCGAGCAACATCGCTTCGGATCGTTCTCGATCTCGGTCGTCAGATAG
- a CDS encoding L,D-transpeptidase family protein, with protein sequence MGWVKGLIAAIAASALCATLAATALAQSWNAPWRESEIADLSGALSEAWTHGLDPARYPDPDALRAMAPGPERDEMARNAWLRLAADLVFGQVDPRRLNPDWSAPRRDADLLTEYAQARERGAIAATLDALAPVHPDYQALRRELIRRTVSPTAPVPVAEGPRLRRGDSGARIDALRARLHQLGLLEHPGAAGDAFDARLETALMRFQARHNLAADGVLGADTVRELNTGNGQRVDQLRANLERWRWLPEDLGARHIRVNIADYRLEAWADGVVERVHQAQIGARLTSTPIFSEEMQIVEINPWWYTPMSLGEPWLRRFRTNPGWAYANGYHLVDLNTGRRVNAADADWANRRYRVIQQPGPNNAMGQVKFLFPNVHNVYIHDTPHQGRFLDTQRDDSAGCVRVRDPIELAIWVLEAEGWSPADVRAAFDSRQTRRVRLQNRIPVHILYFTAVSDRFGQVRYVHDVYRRDAALIRALNGDLPPLPTAPSVPVEIDENAQVD encoded by the coding sequence ATGGGGTGGGTGAAGGGTCTAATCGCCGCGATCGCAGCCTCTGCGCTATGCGCCACGCTGGCGGCCACGGCCCTCGCTCAGTCCTGGAATGCGCCGTGGCGCGAATCGGAAATCGCCGACCTGTCTGGCGCCCTGTCGGAGGCTTGGACCCATGGGCTCGATCCGGCGCGCTATCCCGATCCTGACGCCTTGCGCGCCATGGCGCCGGGGCCGGAGCGGGACGAGATGGCGCGCAATGCCTGGCTCCGGCTCGCGGCGGACCTGGTTTTTGGCCAGGTGGATCCGCGCCGCCTGAACCCGGACTGGAGCGCGCCGCGACGCGACGCCGATCTGCTCACCGAGTACGCCCAGGCGCGCGAACGCGGGGCCATCGCCGCCACGCTGGATGCGCTGGCCCCCGTTCATCCCGACTACCAGGCGCTGCGCCGGGAACTGATCCGGCGCACGGTCTCCCCCACCGCGCCGGTCCCGGTGGCGGAGGGTCCACGCCTGCGCCGGGGTGATAGCGGCGCGCGCATCGACGCATTGCGCGCCCGCCTGCATCAGCTGGGACTGCTGGAGCATCCCGGAGCCGCCGGTGATGCGTTCGACGCCCGGCTGGAAACCGCGCTTATGCGCTTTCAGGCCCGGCACAACCTCGCCGCCGATGGCGTACTGGGCGCCGACACGGTGCGCGAGCTCAACACCGGCAATGGCCAGCGCGTCGACCAGTTGCGGGCCAATCTGGAGCGCTGGCGCTGGCTGCCGGAAGATCTGGGCGCGCGCCATATCCGGGTGAACATCGCCGATTACCGCCTGGAAGCCTGGGCCGATGGCGTGGTGGAGCGCGTGCACCAGGCCCAGATCGGCGCGCGCCTGACATCGACGCCGATATTTTCTGAAGAGATGCAGATCGTCGAGATTAATCCGTGGTGGTACACCCCCATGAGCCTGGGCGAGCCCTGGCTGCGCCGGTTCCGCACCAACCCGGGCTGGGCCTATGCCAACGGTTATCATCTGGTGGACCTCAATACCGGCCGGCGCGTCAACGCCGCCGATGCCGACTGGGCCAACCGGCGCTACCGTGTGATCCAGCAGCCCGGGCCCAACAATGCCATGGGCCAGGTCAAATTCCTGTTTCCCAATGTGCACAATGTCTACATCCACGACACGCCCCACCAGGGCCGGTTCCTGGACACCCAGCGCGATGACTCAGCTGGTTGCGTGCGCGTGCGTGACCCCATTGAGCTGGCGATCTGGGTGCTGGAGGCGGAGGGCTGGAGCCCGGCGGACGTGCGCGCCGCTTTCGACTCGCGCCAGACGCGCCGGGTCCGGCTGCAGAACCGCATCCCGGTGCACATCCTATATTTCACCGCCGTGTCCGACCGGTTCGGGCAAGTGCGCTATGTCCACGATGTCTACCGGCGTGACGCGGCGCTGATCCGCGCGCTGAACGGCGATCTGCCGCCCTTGCCGACGGCGCCGTCCGTTCCGGTCGAGATCGACGAGAACGCGCAGGTGGACTGA
- a CDS encoding substrate-binding domain-containing protein, with protein MTRLFHLSAGAAALALLAACGEPREAITLGDETTETTETTDQAEAAPGTDGAARRGGGRQGLRIVGSSTVFPFTTAVAENFGAKTEFPTPVVESVGTGGGMSLFCAGVGLDYPDMTGASRRMLATEFQLCRDNGVTAITEIRIGFDGIVVANSTNADPVNFDLEDIYLALAAEIPMPVTGDGEAMFSADGLLRDGVSHADVAGHDCMTFIANPYRRWSEIDSNLPAERIEVFGPPPTSGTRDAWIELGINAGARQIACMDELRASDRVRFNTLASRLREDGAWIDGGEDDNVILRTVNNTPGMFGVFGYSYLEQNADRVQGAEIDGVTPAYDMISSGEYPISRSMYVYVKNQHDGIVPGLRAFIEELTDDEAWGPFGYLGDRGLIALPEERRASEAERARALTPMGSPE; from the coding sequence ATGACCCGTCTTTTTCACCTGTCCGCCGGCGCCGCCGCGCTGGCGCTTCTGGCCGCCTGCGGCGAGCCGCGCGAAGCCATCACGCTGGGCGACGAGACCACCGAAACCACCGAAACCACGGATCAGGCCGAGGCCGCTCCGGGTACGGACGGCGCCGCCCGGCGCGGCGGAGGCCGCCAGGGCCTGCGCATCGTGGGCTCGTCCACCGTGTTCCCGTTCACCACAGCCGTGGCTGAAAACTTCGGCGCCAAGACCGAGTTTCCGACCCCGGTTGTGGAATCGGTCGGCACGGGCGGGGGCATGAGCCTGTTCTGCGCCGGCGTCGGGCTGGACTATCCCGACATGACCGGCGCCTCGCGCCGCATGCTGGCCACAGAGTTCCAGCTGTGCCGTGACAATGGCGTGACCGCGATCACCGAAATCCGCATCGGGTTTGACGGCATTGTTGTGGCCAACTCGACCAATGCCGACCCGGTCAATTTCGATCTGGAAGACATTTACCTGGCCCTGGCTGCGGAAATCCCGATGCCGGTGACCGGCGATGGCGAAGCGATGTTCTCTGCAGACGGCCTGCTGCGCGACGGCGTCAGCCACGCCGATGTGGCCGGCCATGACTGCATGACCTTCATCGCCAACCCTTACCGGCGCTGGTCGGAAATCGATTCCAACCTGCCGGCCGAACGCATCGAGGTGTTCGGCCCGCCGCCCACGTCCGGCACGCGCGACGCCTGGATCGAGCTCGGCATCAATGCCGGCGCCCGCCAGATCGCCTGCATGGACGAGCTGCGCGCCAGCGACCGGGTGCGCTTCAACACGCTGGCCAGCCGGCTGCGTGAAGACGGCGCCTGGATTGATGGCGGCGAGGACGACAATGTCATCCTGCGCACCGTCAACAACACGCCGGGCATGTTCGGCGTGTTTGGATACTCCTATCTCGAACAGAATGCCGACCGGGTGCAGGGCGCCGAAATCGACGGCGTGACCCCGGCCTATGACATGATCTCGTCGGGCGAATACCCGATCTCGCGCTCCATGTATGTCTATGTGAAGAACCAGCATGACGGCATCGTGCCGGGCCTGCGCGCGTTCATCGAGGAGCTCACCGATGACGAGGCATGGGGGCCGTTCGGCTATCTCGGAGATCGCGGCCTGATCGCCCTGCCCGAAGAGCGCCGCGCCAGCGAGGCCGAGCGCGCCCGCGCACTGACCCCGATGGGCTCGCCGGAATAG
- a CDS encoding type III PLP-dependent enzyme — protein MAQYHTPLDLVRSRPVEGPVACARPDRLTAAASWFQDNFPGEVLYAVKANPSAWVIDTLYAAGIRWFDVASLPEVELIAARCPGATMAFMHPVKSRHAIRTAYFDHGVKIFVLDCEAELEKILAETGNASDLTLVVRLAVSNDGATLPLAGKFGAGEAEAPDLIRRARAHAAELGVSFHVGSQCMAPSAYRSAMMEASRLIVKAGVTVDIVDVGGGFPAIYPGMTPPPMSEFIGAIRSAFEDMMVLSNADLWCEPGRALIAEAVSILTRVELVKGDAVYMNDGSYGCLFDIVHAKWPFPIRVHRRHGTPSEEAGLFKLYGPTCDSIDSMPGPYALPADLMEGDVIEFGMLGAYGTAMATRFNGFGDVETVEVADFPWRSMYDETETSEAAPAAGDEGGRVVPFARGLRRRRHRLMKNRMMKRR, from the coding sequence TTGGCACAATACCATACGCCCCTGGACCTGGTCCGCTCTCGGCCTGTTGAAGGCCCGGTCGCCTGCGCGCGTCCGGACCGGCTGACAGCCGCAGCTTCCTGGTTCCAGGACAATTTTCCCGGCGAGGTTCTCTACGCCGTCAAGGCCAACCCATCCGCGTGGGTGATCGACACCCTGTACGCGGCCGGCATCCGCTGGTTTGACGTCGCGTCCCTGCCGGAAGTCGAGCTGATCGCCGCCCGTTGCCCGGGCGCGACCATGGCGTTCATGCACCCGGTCAAAAGCCGCCATGCCATCCGCACGGCGTATTTCGATCATGGCGTGAAGATTTTCGTGCTCGACTGCGAAGCCGAGCTTGAGAAGATTCTCGCCGAGACCGGCAATGCGTCCGATCTCACACTGGTGGTGCGCCTGGCGGTCTCCAATGACGGGGCCACTCTGCCGCTGGCGGGCAAGTTCGGGGCAGGCGAGGCTGAAGCGCCCGACCTGATCAGGCGCGCCCGCGCCCATGCGGCCGAGCTGGGCGTCAGCTTCCATGTCGGCAGCCAGTGCATGGCGCCCAGCGCCTATCGCTCGGCGATGATGGAGGCGTCGCGCCTGATCGTGAAAGCGGGCGTGACGGTGGACATCGTGGATGTGGGCGGTGGCTTCCCGGCGATCTATCCGGGCATGACGCCGCCGCCGATGAGCGAGTTCATCGGCGCGATCCGCAGCGCGTTCGAGGACATGATGGTCCTGTCCAACGCCGATCTGTGGTGCGAGCCGGGCCGGGCGCTGATCGCCGAGGCCGTGTCAATCCTGACCCGCGTGGAGCTGGTCAAGGGCGACGCTGTGTACATGAATGACGGCTCCTATGGCTGTCTGTTCGACATCGTTCACGCCAAATGGCCCTTCCCGATCCGCGTGCACCGCCGTCACGGAACGCCGTCCGAAGAGGCCGGGCTGTTCAAGCTGTACGGGCCGACGTGTGATTCCATCGATTCCATGCCGGGGCCCTATGCACTGCCGGCGGATCTCATGGAAGGCGATGTCATCGAGTTCGGCATGCTGGGCGCCTATGGCACCGCCATGGCGACGCGGTTCAACGGCTTCGGGGATGTGGAGACTGTCGAGGTCGCCGACTTCCCCTGGCGGTCCATGTATGATGAAACCGAGACTTCCGAGGCTGCTCCGGCCGCGGGCGATGAAGGCGGGCGCGTCGTGCCGTTTGCACGCGGACTGCGCCGCAGACGCCATCGCCTGATGAAAAACCGAATGATGAAGAGGCGCTGA